One window of Camelina sativa cultivar DH55 chromosome 4, Cs, whole genome shotgun sequence genomic DNA carries:
- the LOC104783639 gene encoding trichome differentiation protein GL1-like, whose protein sequence is MTNSVVAIGLFSCSVVRKTGLKRCGKSCRLRWMNYLSPNVKKGTFTEQEEDLIIRLHKLLGNRWSLIAKRVPGRTDNQVKNYWNTHLSKKLVGDYSSAVKTTGDDENSPPSLFITATTTSSLHHQQENIYENLAKDFDGIVSASYEDKPKPEPDQTGVLVASTNDPSHYYGNNALWDHGDEFELSSLVMMNFASDIEYCL, encoded by the exons ATGACTAATAGTGTAGTCGCTAttggcttgttttcttgtagtgtcgtCAGAAAAACTG GGCTGAAGAGGTGTGGGAAAAGTTGTAGACTGAGATGGATGAATTATCTGAGCCCTAATGTGAAGAAAGGCACTTTCactgaacaagaagaagacctCATTATTCGTCTCCACAAGCTCCTCGGCAATAG ATGGTCTTTAATAGCTAAAAGAGTACCGGGAAGAACAGATAACCAAGTCAAGAATTACTGGAACACTCATCTCAGCAAAAAACTCGTCGGAGATTACTCATCCGCCGTAAAAACCACCGGAGATGATGAAAACTCCCCGCCGTCATTGTTCATCACCGCCACCacaacttcttctcttcatcatcaacaagaaaataTCTACGAGAATTTAGCCAAGGACTTCGACGGCATCGTATCAGCTTCGTATGAGGATAAACCAAAACCCGAACCGGACCAAACCGGTGTCTTAGTGGCAAGTACTAATGATCCGAGTCACTATTATGGCAATAACGCTTTGTGGGATCATGGAGACGAGTTCGAGTTGAGTTCACTTGTTATGATGAATTTTGCTTCTGATATTGAGTACTGCCTCTAG